From the Psychrobacter sp. P2G3 genome, the window CTATCGACCAATCCATATCGTTTAAAAACTAAATAGGTTTTGTCATCCGCGATGGATTTCCTGTTATCGTAGGGTATACCCCAAGGGAACCAGTCATTTCACCCTTCAAACCTATTAACAGACCACTTAAAACAGACTGCTATAATGGAACCACTTATAACAGACTATTTTAGGTGTTTATGTTTATCAGAGCGTATCTACGAGCTTCTACCAAAGAACAAGACGCTAAGCGTGCCAAAAGCGAACTTATAGCATTTGCCAACGATTATGGCCACAAGATTGCTGCCTTCTATGTCGAAAACGAATCAGGAGCTATCTTGGTGCGACCCAAGCTTATGCAGCTGATCGAAGATGCTCATAAGGGCGATGTTATATTAGTTGAGCAGATTGATCGCTTGGCACGTTTGAACCAAGCTGATTGGGATACGCTCAAAAGAATGCTATCAGAGAAAAAGCTCTCTATCGTATCAAAAGAGCTGCCGACCTCATATATGGCGCTTCAATCTGAAAGCAGCACTGAATTTATGAGCAGTGTATTACAGGCCATTAACTCGATGATGCTGGATATGCTCGCAGCCATTGCTAGAAAAGACTATGAGGATCGCCGTAACCGTCAGATGCAAGGTATTGCTCGTGCTAAGGCAGAAGGTAAGTATTCAGGACGTAAAAAAGATATCGAAAAGCGCCAGATCATCGCTAGTCTACTCAAATCAGGTCATAGTTATTCTGATATTCAAAAAATGGCCAAGTGCTCACGGCATTTGATCGCTGATGTGGCCAAGGAAATATCGAGACTAATCACTACTCATTAAGTGGTTTTATTACAGTAGTATGCTATGAGTAGTCTATTAATGGATTAATGAGCCTTTTTAGAGGGTTCCGCTGAGATATACTCATTATTTTATTATCGTGACTGACTCGTGAGCGTGGGTAATTGGAGTCCATAAAAAGAACCAAAACAGCCGGTTTTCCCTATAATTAGTGTTGTTGTTAACTAGGTTATCTTGTATAAGGAAATTCAAATATGAAAACAGATGCAAAAATATCGGAGTGCGGGAAATATAGATACTCATTGAAGCGTATATGGGATGAAGAGAAATCGCTAGTAGCTTTTATAGCTTTAAATCCATCAACAGCTGATGAGGTTGATAATGATAAGACTATTAATCGGTGCATAGATTTTGCGAAATCTTGGGGGGCAGGTGGGATGTACATGTTTAATGTGTTTGCTTATCGTGCTACAGACCCAACTAATATGAAGGCACAAGACGATCCTATTGGGTCAGAAAACGATAACTATTTAGCCAAGCTATCTAAGGTGGATAAAATTATTGTTTGTTGGGGGAATGATGGTCTTCACAGAGATAGAGCTAATCATGTAAGAGAAATATTAAAAAATACGGGGCAAGATAAATTATACTGCTTAGATATAAATAAAAATGGTGAGCCTAAACACCCTTTATACGTTCGTGGTTCAACTAAGCCAACACTATACGAATATCCTCCGACTCGCTAAAGCAGTCTGTTATAAGTGGTTGAGACCAACCCAAATTCTGTGTCACTAGCTTTTAGCCATACTTACACAAATTTCAGGAAGGTCTCCAAAGCTCTTTCAAATTTCGTTGTATATAGTTTTCATCATATCTTCTGCATAAGATCTGGAGTCTTCAAGAGATCTATGTTGTATATTATGTGATGGAACATTTAGCGAACCTCGAAGATCATCAAGTGACAGAAAACTACTTTCTGTAATATAGTCCTTATCTTTGAGGGCTTTTAAACAATCATTAAATTTACTTTTTTCGTTTAAATTAAGTGAGATAAGCTGTCGTTTATAGCGACTTCTCATCTCAGCTTCGACGAATACACGTAGTTGTTCTATTTTATCTTCATTTGTCCTACGTTCTACAAAATCCATTATTTCATTGTAGCGTTTATTATGTGCTGTTTCAGTCATTTCAGCTTCAGTTGCCTGCTTTAGTATTGATCCATTCTGTGTTTGAATGATCTTTATAGCACTAGCTTCCTTACTGAACTTCATCATCATAGATGAAGCCATACCTTTATAATGTGTAGTAACAATCAATTGTTTAACACGAGATTTTAATCTATATAGTATTCCTAAAATACTGGTAATTCTCTCACTGTCAAAACTAGTAACAGGATCATCCATAATTAAAATAGCTTTCAGTCTCTCATCCTCAGGTAGCTTATTAATTTTGGCGAAGTAAACAGAAAGAGCTAGCGCTCTGCGATCTGATTCACTAAATATGCAATGAAACTTATCTTTATTTATACTCTCTCCCTTAAAAGAGACTTTTAATTCATAGACAGTTCTAGTTCCAATATTGTTAGTACCTCTAGATATTTCAAAATTCTTCGTTCCAATGCTAGAGAAAATTCTGTTTATCTCATCAAAATAATTGTTCAAGAATTCTTCTTGATCTTCCTCCAGCTTGGCCTTGCGATCTTTATATTCATCCTCAGCTGCTTGCAAATCAGAGCATAAACCAGAAAATTCTATGCAATCCTCGTTCATATCACGTCTTTTCCTTTGAGATAGAAGTAATTTCTCTGCATCTACCTCAGTATCCACTAAATTCTGTAGTACTGCGGTATTCTGTAATGCCTTAAATCGATCTAGTTCTATGTTAATTTTATCTTTAACGCTGTTATATTCAGCGATTGAATCATCAAATATA encodes:
- a CDS encoding recombinase family protein, with amino-acid sequence MFIRAYLRASTKEQDAKRAKSELIAFANDYGHKIAAFYVENESGAILVRPKLMQLIEDAHKGDVILVEQIDRLARLNQADWDTLKRMLSEKKLSIVSKELPTSYMALQSESSTEFMSSVLQAINSMMLDMLAAIARKDYEDRRNRQMQGIARAKAEGKYSGRKKDIEKRQIIASLLKSGHSYSDIQKMAKCSRHLIADVAKEISRLITTH
- a CDS encoding DUF1643 domain-containing protein, with the protein product MKTDAKISECGKYRYSLKRIWDEEKSLVAFIALNPSTADEVDNDKTINRCIDFAKSWGAGGMYMFNVFAYRATDPTNMKAQDDPIGSENDNYLAKLSKVDKIIVCWGNDGLHRDRANHVREILKNTGQDKLYCLDINKNGEPKHPLYVRGSTKPTLYEYPPTR